In Maridesulfovibrio sp., the following proteins share a genomic window:
- a CDS encoding chemotaxis protein CheW yields the protein MFESCWNTIGYAGDRSCPELKRWSHCHYCPNFTSAGLSLLDREPPEGYLDENTEAVSIAKEEEQSETAGAVVFRISREWLALSSQVFVSVLEERIVRPVPHRNSRMFRGLTSLHGQILPVVSVRELLGLDAEHLTEEEKGFRVYSRFICVDRGFGRWIFGVDEVFGVHHYFPDALMEAPATVAKSPAAYTRGLFETDDKRISLLEDELLFEAFNRIIK from the coding sequence ATGTTTGAATCCTGCTGGAATACGATTGGATATGCCGGAGACAGGTCCTGCCCAGAACTTAAACGCTGGTCCCACTGCCACTACTGCCCTAATTTTACAAGTGCAGGGCTGTCTCTTTTGGACCGTGAGCCTCCAGAAGGCTATCTGGATGAGAATACCGAAGCAGTCTCCATTGCTAAGGAAGAGGAGCAGTCTGAAACAGCCGGGGCAGTTGTATTCAGGATCTCAAGGGAGTGGCTGGCTCTTTCTTCACAGGTTTTTGTTTCAGTGCTTGAAGAACGTATAGTGCGCCCGGTACCTCACCGGAACAGCAGGATGTTTCGGGGGCTGACCAGCCTGCATGGACAGATTCTTCCTGTTGTTTCAGTGCGTGAGTTACTTGGTCTTGATGCAGAGCATCTTACTGAAGAGGAGAAAGGATTTAGGGTCTACAGCAGGTTCATATGTGTGGACCGGGGTTTCGGGCGTTGGATTTTTGGAGTGGATGAGGTTTTCGGGGTCCACCACTATTTCCCGGACGCGCTTATGGAAGCCCCTGCAACAGTAGCCAAGTCTCCGGCCGCATATACCCGCGGTTTGTTTGAGACTGACGATAAAAGAATTTCATTGTTGGAAGACGAGCTTCTTTTTGAGGCCTTCAACCGCATCATCAAGTAA
- a CDS encoding protein-glutamate O-methyltransferase CheR — MDIIPFQRILNRAVGLAPDSLASSGIRLALKARMRETGCTEKEYLALLRTSDKELYELVEEIVVPETWFFRDGKPFELLFEMSSGRKDKDFRVLSAPCSTGEEPYSIAMTLMGAGLKSFRVDGVDISERALRKAKEAIYPENSFRTKLPFYAERCFSECQQGRKLNKEVRDTVRFFSCNLVDSCLPQVRYDVIFCRNLLIYLDEDSRKCLASMLNEKLKEEGVLFVGHAEMLPIFNDWFTPIRKQGTFALRKGKRKVSALLRNSSCAAKDYSPDTAPNSNRRPVANSTLKHVVQSDLHRVGLSPVQEQDHPAATKEERGPDDSAGLTLDEIKKMADMGRILEALKMCEGLLLQSGPDPDLFHLSGLLHEAGGNIPMAEEFYGKALYLEPDHMESLVHLSLLLENRGDLRKAEIMRNRVRRAEKRNEAG; from the coding sequence ATGGATATCATTCCGTTTCAAAGAATACTCAATCGAGCCGTAGGGTTGGCTCCTGATTCGCTGGCAAGTTCAGGAATCAGGCTGGCGCTGAAGGCGCGGATGCGTGAGACGGGGTGTACGGAAAAAGAGTATCTGGCTCTGCTGAGGACCAGTGATAAAGAGCTGTATGAGCTGGTTGAAGAAATTGTTGTCCCGGAAACCTGGTTCTTTAGGGATGGAAAGCCTTTTGAACTGCTATTTGAGATGTCATCCGGACGGAAGGATAAAGACTTCAGGGTTCTCAGCGCACCATGTTCCACCGGGGAAGAGCCTTATTCCATAGCCATGACTCTCATGGGGGCTGGGCTGAAGAGTTTCCGCGTTGATGGTGTGGACATCAGTGAAAGGGCCTTGCGTAAAGCAAAAGAGGCTATCTACCCGGAGAACTCATTCCGTACTAAGCTTCCGTTCTATGCCGAAAGATGTTTCAGTGAATGTCAGCAGGGGCGCAAATTGAATAAGGAGGTCAGGGATACTGTCCGTTTCTTTTCCTGTAACCTTGTTGATAGTTGTCTGCCCCAGGTCCGTTATGATGTTATCTTCTGCCGCAATTTACTGATTTATCTGGATGAGGATTCCCGTAAATGTCTGGCTTCCATGCTTAATGAAAAGTTAAAGGAGGAAGGGGTGCTTTTTGTGGGCCATGCCGAGATGCTTCCTATTTTTAATGATTGGTTCACCCCGATAAGAAAGCAGGGGACATTTGCACTGCGTAAGGGTAAGCGCAAGGTATCTGCGCTGCTGCGAAATTCATCTTGTGCCGCAAAAGATTACTCTCCTGATACCGCTCCAAATTCAAATAGGCGTCCTGTCGCAAACAGTACGCTGAAACACGTTGTTCAAAGTGATTTACACCGCGTCGGACTATCTCCTGTTCAAGAGCAAGACCACCCTGCCGCAACGAAGGAAGAGCGTGGACCGGATGATTCCGCCGGACTTACTTTGGATGAGATCAAAAAAATGGCAGACATGGGCAGGATTTTGGAAGCCTTGAAGATGTGTGAAGGACTCCTGCTGCAAAGTGGACCTGATCCGGATCTTTTTCACCTTAGCGGTTTGCTGCATGAAGCTGGAGGGAATATTCCCATGGCTGAGGAATTTTACGGTAAGGCCCTGTATCTTGAGCCGGATCACATGGAATCGCTGGTGCATCTTTCCCTGCTACTCGAGAATAGGGGAGATCTGCGTAAGGCTGAAATTATGCGTAACAGGGTCCGTCGGGCTGAAAAACGAAATGAGGCCGGATAA
- a CDS encoding chemotaxis protein CheW: MLVLTFRIGKYIYGLEARTVAEVVPPTVYKELPRSPDYVKGLFNYRGRVTPVVDLSMLAMDIPCASRMSTRTVIIDLAEIDENSKREEHFLGLLAENITETLKIADSDFEDAGLEIPGAPWLGRVARVNGSMLQLLKPHKLLTEELRMALFSADGDIFPPGAQE; encoded by the coding sequence ATGCTAGTGCTGACTTTCAGAATAGGTAAATATATTTACGGGCTTGAGGCCCGCACTGTGGCTGAGGTCGTTCCGCCTACAGTCTACAAGGAATTACCCCGTTCTCCTGATTATGTGAAAGGACTTTTCAACTACAGGGGCAGGGTTACCCCGGTGGTCGATCTTTCCATGCTGGCCATGGATATCCCATGTGCTTCGCGCATGTCGACCCGTACTGTGATTATCGATCTCGCTGAGATAGATGAAAATTCAAAGCGCGAAGAGCATTTTCTCGGTCTGCTGGCGGAGAATATAACCGAGACTTTGAAAATTGCAGATTCTGATTTTGAGGATGCCGGGCTGGAAATTCCCGGTGCCCCGTGGCTGGGCCGGGTTGCGCGAGTTAACGGAAGCATGTTGCAACTTTTGAAACCCCACAAGCTGCTGACTGAAGAATTGCGCATGGCTCTTTTTTCCGCGGATGGTGACATTTTTCCACCCGGTGCTCAGGAGTAA
- a CDS encoding methyl-accepting chemotaxis protein: MRFSLRRKIIAIACGSAIIPIVVMFIITNILEDNLQFCMKDEVNSLIESHVSQLAADLYEECRSADQLLVTETRRASMALEALLSDEGRVVIQKNVTDWPANNMRSTEKSDVTLPVLSIGENKLTYAQRKGKPLSMLVEATRISGAYFTIFQRINPEGDMLVVDTTVDSGSGNWKLGDVFYSLGDDGHVESAIGDVLSGRNAEKYEHQDDGTRFTIYIPLRDQNGYVTGMISVYMDSDIVKVLKRSMLKTTIGKTGYTWVIGTREGDRGRFLVSNSPETDGAFVDSVAGTKGFVEDLINQAIDTGEGKLNSKIYSWKSGTDGSGRDKLSVYTYFKPWGWVLGVGVYLDEYQGISDRLTGVLDYLVEWLLITGMVLLAITLAFSFYASGLIATPVSHMVDLVKIIADGDVYNARKRLGGVEERCPNARRAIKYADTPEVLDETGQLYIAVKGMVEALHSLIGQVQRSGIQVTTSSTEIAASARQLEVTVNQQAAATTQISATSAEISANSGELAGAMRYVNEAASNMDSLASEGQDGLKTMVRIMDDLSTATLSITGKLDEINDRANSIESIVTTITKVADRTNLLSLNAAIEAEKAGKFGQGFSVVAAEIRRLADQTSVAALEIEDMIRNMRNSVDSGVDEMEKFTSDVRFGADKAGKLGKKLEGIMTGVRALNPRIEQVNDGMGAQAEGAEQISEAMAQLSDTASDTSDALAEFNRATSQLNEAVQGLRSEVSRFKVSE, from the coding sequence ATGCGTTTTTCCCTCAGAAGAAAGATAATCGCCATTGCTTGCGGTTCCGCAATAATTCCCATTGTGGTCATGTTTATCATTACCAATATCCTGGAAGACAATCTGCAATTCTGCATGAAGGATGAGGTAAATTCCCTTATAGAATCGCATGTTTCGCAGCTGGCCGCAGATTTGTATGAAGAATGTCGTTCAGCCGACCAGTTGCTGGTGACTGAAACCAGAAGGGCGTCCATGGCTCTTGAGGCATTACTGTCCGATGAAGGCCGTGTGGTGATACAGAAAAATGTAACTGACTGGCCTGCTAACAATATGCGTTCTACGGAAAAAAGTGATGTAACCCTTCCTGTTTTGAGCATTGGCGAGAATAAGCTGACTTATGCCCAGCGCAAGGGAAAACCTTTGAGCATGCTGGTTGAGGCTACCCGTATTTCCGGAGCTTACTTCACCATTTTTCAGCGGATCAACCCCGAAGGGGATATGCTGGTTGTAGATACCACAGTAGATAGCGGCAGCGGAAATTGGAAACTGGGGGATGTTTTTTACTCGCTGGGGGATGACGGTCATGTCGAGTCGGCTATTGGTGACGTCCTGTCCGGGCGCAATGCTGAAAAATATGAACATCAGGATGACGGAACCCGTTTTACCATTTACATTCCATTGCGTGATCAGAACGGATATGTGACCGGGATGATATCCGTGTATATGGACAGCGATATAGTCAAGGTGCTGAAGAGGTCCATGCTTAAAACTACTATCGGCAAAACCGGCTATACGTGGGTTATCGGAACCCGGGAAGGTGACAGGGGGCGCTTTCTTGTTTCCAACTCGCCCGAAACTGATGGCGCATTTGTTGATTCCGTCGCGGGCACAAAGGGTTTTGTCGAAGATCTTATCAATCAGGCAATTGATACCGGGGAAGGCAAGCTTAACAGCAAAATATACAGTTGGAAGTCCGGTACGGACGGCAGCGGCCGGGATAAGCTTTCTGTGTATACATACTTCAAGCCCTGGGGATGGGTCCTCGGGGTCGGGGTCTATCTTGATGAATATCAGGGCATTTCCGATCGTTTGACCGGTGTTCTGGATTACCTGGTGGAGTGGCTGCTTATTACTGGCATGGTGCTTCTTGCCATAACTCTTGCTTTTTCATTTTATGCCAGCGGGCTTATTGCCACCCCGGTCAGCCATATGGTCGATCTGGTTAAAATTATTGCTGATGGTGATGTTTACAATGCGCGGAAAAGACTTGGCGGAGTGGAAGAACGCTGCCCCAATGCCCGCAGAGCCATTAAGTATGCGGATACACCTGAAGTGCTTGATGAGACAGGGCAACTCTATATTGCGGTGAAAGGAATGGTTGAAGCTCTTCATTCCTTGATAGGCCAGGTGCAACGTTCCGGGATTCAGGTGACCACATCTTCAACTGAAATAGCGGCTTCTGCGCGCCAACTGGAAGTGACTGTGAACCAGCAGGCCGCAGCAACCACCCAGATAAGTGCGACCAGTGCCGAGATTTCGGCTAATTCCGGCGAACTTGCCGGGGCCATGCGTTATGTTAACGAGGCCGCTTCGAATATGGATAGCCTCGCTTCGGAAGGACAGGACGGCCTGAAAACCATGGTACGCATTATGGATGACCTGAGTACGGCGACTCTATCCATTACCGGCAAGCTGGATGAAATTAATGACCGTGCCAACTCTATTGAAAGTATCGTCACCACTATCACTAAAGTTGCTGACCGCACCAACCTGCTTTCCCTGAATGCCGCTATTGAGGCTGAAAAGGCCGGGAAGTTCGGGCAGGGATTTTCGGTGGTTGCAGCAGAAATCAGGCGTCTTGCAGATCAGACTTCCGTTGCTGCGCTTGAAATTGAGGATATGATCCGTAACATGCGCAACTCCGTGGACTCAGGGGTGGATGAAATGGAGAAGTTTACGTCTGATGTGCGTTTCGGTGCAGATAAGGCGGGGAAATTGGGCAAGAAGCTGGAAGGTATCATGACCGGGGTCCGGGCGCTGAACCCGCGCATCGAGCAGGTGAATGACGGTATGGGCGCTCAGGCGGAAGGCGCTGAGCAGATAAGTGAAGCCATGGCCCAGCTTTCAGATACCGCTTCTGATACTTCCGATGCTCTTGCGGAATTTAACAGGGCTACCTCACAGCTGAATGAAGCTGTTCAGGGGTTGCGCAGCGAAGTTTCCCGCTTCAAAGTGAGTGAATAA